One Kangiella geojedonensis DNA segment encodes these proteins:
- a CDS encoding aspartate carbamoyltransferase translates to MVFQGQHILSIDQLDKEAVERIIQVADEMTPYATRVKCCNILDGAILANLFFEPSTRTRISFGTAFNLLGGHVRETVGMTTSSLSKGESLYDTARVTANYADVVAMRHPEIGSVAEFARGSNVPVINGGDGPNEHPTQALLDLYTIYNELEALGKDKGTIKIAMIGDLKNGRTVHSLTRLLSLFPNIQFTFISPQALAMPDKVLTACDNAGLNYSISEDFHYGLKGQDVIYLTRVQEERFTTQEEANLYRGKYCLNQSLYKQHCDKNTIIMHPLPRDSRPEANELSDDMNDNPNLAIFRQTHYGVKVRMALFALVLGVEDKLTQFEKPMNWYSPRHS, encoded by the coding sequence ATACTTTCGATTGATCAGCTGGACAAAGAAGCGGTCGAGCGAATTATCCAAGTTGCTGATGAAATGACACCTTACGCCACTCGCGTAAAGTGCTGCAATATTCTTGATGGTGCTATTCTGGCTAACCTTTTCTTCGAACCAAGCACCCGAACTCGAATCAGTTTTGGCACGGCCTTCAATCTTCTAGGCGGTCACGTCCGCGAAACTGTCGGTATGACGACCTCGTCATTGTCCAAAGGTGAATCCCTTTACGATACCGCTCGCGTTACCGCAAACTACGCAGATGTCGTTGCTATGCGCCACCCTGAAATAGGCTCAGTAGCAGAATTTGCCCGTGGTAGTAATGTCCCCGTCATCAACGGTGGCGATGGGCCTAATGAACACCCGACGCAAGCCCTTCTTGATTTATACACCATCTATAACGAGTTGGAAGCCCTTGGTAAAGACAAAGGCACTATCAAGATCGCGATGATAGGTGACCTTAAGAATGGGCGCACAGTTCATTCTTTAACACGACTCCTGAGCCTGTTCCCGAATATCCAATTTACTTTTATCTCGCCACAGGCTTTAGCCATGCCGGATAAAGTATTAACCGCTTGTGATAATGCGGGGCTTAACTACAGTATTTCAGAAGATTTCCACTATGGTCTAAAAGGCCAAGATGTTATATACCTAACCCGCGTCCAAGAAGAACGCTTCACCACCCAGGAAGAAGCCAATTTATATCGCGGCAAATACTGTCTCAACCAAAGCTTATACAAGCAACACTGCGATAAGAACACGATCATCATGCATCCGCTACCACGCGATTCGCGTCCTGAAGCTAACGAGCTTAGCGATGACATGAACGATAATCCAAATCTTGCTATCTTCCGCCAAACTCACTACGGCGTTAAAGTTCGTATGGCGTTATTCGCCTTAGTCCTCGGCGTAGAAGATAAGCTCACCCAATTTGAAAAACCGATGAACTGGTATTCGCCACGTCACTCTTAG
- the hemL gene encoding glutamate-1-semialdehyde 2,1-aminomutase produces MTISEELYTRAQQHIPGGVNSPVRAFNGVGGTPVFIKSADGAYFTSASDKQYLDYVASWGPMILGHNHPAVLDAVIDAAKRGLSYGAPTEVETEMAEKICELIPSIDMVRMVNSGTEATMSAIRLARGYTGKDKIIKFEGCYHGHADCLLVKAGSGALTLGEPTSPGVPADFAKHTLTADFNDLDSVEALLQANKDQVACIIVEPVAGNMNCIPPVDGFLQGLRDLCDQYGAVLIFDEVMSGFRMGVDGAQGYYKVQPDLTTLGKVIGGGMPVGAFGGKKAIMDYMAPVGPVYQAGTLSGNPVAMAAGLAALKELSKPGFYEPLFAYTEALVNGMREIASQKGIPFTTNHVGSMFGFFFNDAETVTSFKQVTQGDMERFKRFYHAMLDEGVYLSPSAFEAGFVSASHGDQELKKTLEAFERALSR; encoded by the coding sequence ATGACCATTTCCGAAGAACTTTATACTCGTGCCCAGCAGCATATTCCTGGTGGCGTTAACTCTCCTGTTCGAGCCTTTAATGGCGTTGGCGGCACTCCTGTTTTTATTAAGTCTGCCGATGGTGCCTATTTTACCTCGGCCTCAGATAAGCAGTACCTTGACTATGTTGCTTCTTGGGGCCCCATGATTTTGGGCCACAACCACCCAGCCGTTTTAGACGCAGTGATTGATGCAGCCAAGCGTGGCTTGAGCTATGGCGCACCAACCGAAGTCGAAACTGAAATGGCTGAAAAAATCTGCGAGCTGATTCCGTCAATTGACATGGTGCGTATGGTTAATTCCGGCACTGAAGCAACCATGAGCGCGATTCGTTTAGCACGCGGCTATACCGGCAAAGACAAAATCATTAAATTCGAAGGTTGTTACCACGGCCACGCCGACTGCTTATTAGTCAAAGCGGGATCGGGGGCTTTGACCTTAGGTGAACCGACTTCGCCAGGCGTTCCTGCCGATTTCGCTAAACACACGCTAACCGCAGACTTTAATGATCTGGACAGCGTTGAAGCATTGCTCCAAGCCAATAAAGACCAGGTCGCTTGTATTATCGTCGAGCCGGTCGCTGGTAATATGAACTGTATCCCGCCCGTTGACGGCTTTCTTCAAGGCTTGCGCGATCTTTGCGACCAATACGGTGCGGTATTAATTTTCGACGAAGTCATGTCAGGATTCCGCATGGGCGTTGATGGTGCGCAAGGCTATTACAAGGTTCAGCCAGACCTCACGACGCTGGGCAAAGTTATTGGTGGCGGCATGCCGGTCGGTGCATTTGGTGGTAAAAAAGCCATCATGGATTATATGGCCCCTGTTGGCCCTGTCTATCAGGCTGGCACCTTATCAGGTAACCCAGTAGCAATGGCCGCTGGATTAGCAGCTTTGAAGGAATTATCTAAGCCCGGTTTCTACGAGCCACTGTTTGCCTACACAGAAGCTTTGGTTAACGGTATGCGCGAGATTGCATCACAAAAAGGCATTCCATTCACCACCAATCATGTTGGTTCCATGTTCGGATTTTTCTTTAACGATGCCGAAACAGTGACCAGTTTTAAACAAGTAACGCAAGGCGACATGGAACGCTTCAAACGTTTCTATCATGCGATGTTGGATGAGGGAGTCTATCTTTCACCGTCGGCTTTTGAAGCAGGCTTTGTTTCAGCCTCCCACGGTGATCAAGAGTTGAAGAAAACGCTGGAAGCTTTTGAGCGCGCGCTAAGCAGGTAA
- a CDS encoding diguanylate cyclase domain-containing protein, with protein sequence MKSKRSILLWIAIISVVLSGFFYQKYRDLDKNYSIIPATGETPIYAADTIKWLTRHQHPDGYFVNNPDLFDEPSILNKESVRLSRYAVETLVKLGASEQINRSGIINFVLNNYQPPSNAIGNLKGFSALPNSEVNIRATMDSVIILEQLDALGTIDTEAVAQLILAYQNNDGGFWDPGYPEFGQQSTVKATSFAVRALHHMGKLNSQVVSDERQQRINQFIQNSWSEDTKTFAPFPGHPAISSYDAYRAWVSIHYLPINQQNRESIETMMHLDELIVSLNETFRTSDKVYSEEGHSERSSLKATYLVVAMLDKLNYLKAISVPEVVQFVKGYRDPSGGFSGDIYSVYSAVDILSHLSSTRMTKQLRIYQVLTYSAILIALLASLILLALHRRVESRKHSALVRRAQTDRLTGLHNREYLEQRHSTFKDNYSHLAFILLDVDHFKSINDNHGHLAGDEVLIELSALLSNNIRKTDTLARWGGEEFAILCPATEPGHAREFSEKLRALIEAHTFTPVDNLTCSFGVACAGKNETLRDLYIKADKALYQSKRDGRNKVTYL encoded by the coding sequence TTGAAATCGAAGCGTTCGATCCTTTTGTGGATAGCGATAATCAGCGTTGTCCTTTCTGGCTTTTTCTACCAAAAATATCGCGACCTAGACAAAAACTACAGCATTATTCCAGCTACTGGCGAAACGCCGATTTACGCCGCCGATACCATCAAATGGCTCACTCGGCACCAACACCCTGATGGCTACTTTGTGAATAACCCTGATCTCTTTGATGAGCCCTCTATTCTCAATAAAGAGAGCGTAAGGCTATCGCGCTACGCTGTTGAGACTTTGGTCAAGCTAGGAGCCTCTGAGCAGATTAACCGCTCTGGCATTATTAATTTTGTACTCAATAATTACCAGCCCCCGAGTAATGCCATCGGAAATCTAAAAGGTTTTTCAGCGCTTCCTAATAGCGAAGTAAATATTCGCGCCACCATGGACTCCGTCATTATCTTAGAGCAACTTGATGCTCTGGGGACCATCGACACTGAAGCTGTGGCTCAGCTGATACTTGCTTATCAAAACAATGATGGCGGCTTCTGGGATCCGGGCTATCCTGAGTTCGGACAACAGTCAACAGTGAAAGCAACATCGTTTGCAGTACGCGCCCTCCATCATATGGGCAAGCTTAACTCACAAGTTGTAAGCGATGAGCGACAACAGAGAATTAACCAATTCATACAAAACTCTTGGTCCGAAGACACCAAGACCTTTGCACCCTTCCCTGGGCACCCGGCAATCAGCAGTTATGATGCCTATCGCGCATGGGTCAGTATTCATTACTTACCCATCAATCAGCAGAACAGGGAATCAATTGAAACCATGATGCACCTCGATGAACTGATTGTTAGTTTAAATGAAACCTTTAGAACAAGTGACAAGGTTTATAGCGAAGAAGGCCACTCTGAAAGAAGCTCACTAAAAGCGACATATTTAGTGGTTGCTATGCTGGATAAATTGAACTATTTAAAAGCTATTTCAGTCCCTGAAGTTGTGCAGTTTGTAAAAGGTTACCGTGACCCCAGCGGAGGTTTTTCCGGCGATATCTACTCCGTGTATTCTGCCGTGGACATACTCAGTCACCTTTCTTCAACCCGTATGACGAAGCAATTACGTATTTATCAAGTATTAACTTATAGCGCTATTTTAATAGCGCTTTTAGCCAGTTTAATCTTGTTAGCGTTACATCGCAGGGTTGAATCTCGAAAACACAGTGCGTTGGTGAGGCGCGCTCAGACTGATCGTCTAACAGGGCTTCACAATAGAGAGTATCTTGAGCAACGCCACAGCACATTCAAAGATAACTACTCGCACTTGGCATTTATCTTGCTGGACGTCGACCACTTCAAGTCTATTAATGACAACCATGGCCACCTCGCCGGCGATGAAGTCCTTATTGAGTTATCCGCCCTTCTTAGCAACAACATTCGCAAGACTGATACGCTCGCTCGCTGGGGTGGCGAAGAATTTGCCATACTGTGTCCTGCTACCGAACCCGGCCATGCTCGGGAGTTTTCTGAAAAGCTTCGTGCTTTGATTGAAGCCCACACATTTACACCAGTTGATAACTTAACTTGCAGTTTTGGTGTCGCTTGCGCTGGCAAAAATGAAACACTGCGAGATCTGTATATAAAGGCCGACAAGGCACTTTATCAATCAAAACGTGATGGCCGTAATAAAGTCACCTATCTATAA
- a CDS encoding SDR family oxidoreductase, whose amino-acid sequence MNLSLIGKTALVCGSSQGMGKAIAKQLSEQGANVVLLARNQEKLEAVQNELDHSQGQDHHILVADFTNPDNVKQVVYDYLQEPEAAIHILVNNTGGPAPGPANAANTADFLAAFNQHLVCNHELMKLALPSMKEAKFGRIVNVISTSVKQPLDGLGVSNTVRGAVANWAKTLANELGQFNITVNNVLPGATNTVRLEAIIQNKAKKKGVSIEEMEQEEKSIIPMKRFGTAQEFANAVGFLASPAAGYITGVNLPVDGGRTSCL is encoded by the coding sequence ATGAACTTATCGCTAATCGGAAAAACAGCTTTAGTTTGCGGCTCTAGCCAAGGCATGGGTAAAGCTATCGCCAAACAATTATCAGAACAAGGCGCTAACGTAGTACTGCTCGCTAGAAACCAAGAAAAGCTTGAAGCTGTTCAAAATGAACTTGATCACTCGCAAGGCCAAGATCATCATATTTTAGTCGCTGACTTCACTAATCCAGACAACGTCAAACAGGTCGTTTACGATTATTTGCAGGAGCCAGAAGCAGCTATCCATATTCTAGTCAATAACACCGGTGGTCCAGCTCCTGGTCCAGCAAACGCGGCTAACACTGCTGACTTCCTTGCTGCATTTAATCAGCACCTTGTCTGTAACCACGAATTGATGAAGCTGGCCTTACCGAGCATGAAAGAAGCTAAGTTTGGACGTATCGTGAATGTCATTTCAACTTCTGTAAAGCAACCGCTGGATGGTTTAGGAGTATCAAACACGGTTCGCGGCGCCGTAGCAAACTGGGCAAAAACACTGGCTAACGAACTAGGACAGTTTAATATTACCGTTAATAATGTCCTACCAGGCGCGACCAACACCGTCAGATTGGAAGCTATTATTCAGAACAAAGCCAAGAAAAAAGGCGTATCGATCGAAGAAATGGAGCAGGAAGAAAAATCGATCATTCCAATGAAACGCTTTGGAACTGCTCAAGAATTTGCGAATGCCGTGGGCTTCCTAGCATCGCCTGCAGCTGGTTATATCACAGGAGTTAACTTACCTGTCGATGGCGGCCGTACAAGCTGTTTATAA
- a CDS encoding aldehyde dehydrogenase, producing the protein MQIIRNYVGGELVEPIQGKYIDNVEPATGQVYSQLPESTEEDLERAVEAAEKAQPEWAALSLEERAAILTKLANTIDYHSNQLAKAEAVDNGKPFTLAKNVDIYRSAANIRFFAQAITQFSSESHAMSNEAINYTLRDPIGVVGCISPWNLPLYLFTWKIAPALAAGNTVIAKPSEITPMTAYLFSKICIEAGLPAGVLNILHGTGPSIGNPLTTHPKIKAISFTGGTATGAHISKVTAAMFKKLSLELGGKNPTLVFADCDFEDTVDNVVRSAFSNQGQICLCGSRIYIERPIYQKFKEAFVKRVKTLKLGDPLKDTTQFGALVSKPHMDKVLSYIELAQEEGGRILTGGKQTKLQGRCQNGFFVEPTVIEGLDNNCRTNQEEIFGPVCTIMPFDNDQEAVSLANGTQYGLASSVWTSDLKRAHRVAKQIEAGIVWINCWLLRDLRTPFGGVKSSGVGREGGLEALRFFTEPKNVCIKY; encoded by the coding sequence ATGCAAATCATAAGAAACTATGTTGGCGGTGAATTAGTCGAGCCTATACAAGGGAAGTATATTGATAATGTTGAGCCAGCAACAGGTCAGGTCTATAGCCAACTCCCAGAGTCGACAGAAGAAGATCTTGAGCGAGCGGTAGAAGCCGCCGAAAAAGCACAGCCTGAGTGGGCGGCTTTATCGCTAGAGGAACGTGCTGCGATCTTGACTAAACTTGCTAACACTATCGACTACCATTCAAATCAACTGGCAAAAGCTGAAGCCGTGGATAACGGCAAACCATTCACACTGGCTAAAAATGTGGATATTTACCGTTCAGCCGCTAATATTCGTTTCTTTGCACAAGCCATCACGCAATTTTCAAGCGAAAGCCACGCCATGAGCAACGAAGCAATTAACTATACGCTTCGTGATCCCATTGGTGTTGTGGGCTGTATTTCCCCTTGGAACCTCCCCCTTTATTTGTTCACATGGAAAATTGCTCCCGCTTTAGCAGCCGGCAATACCGTTATCGCGAAACCTTCTGAAATAACACCGATGACCGCTTATCTTTTTTCAAAGATATGTATCGAAGCAGGCTTACCTGCGGGTGTATTGAATATCTTACACGGTACTGGGCCTTCAATAGGTAACCCGCTCACAACTCACCCCAAGATTAAGGCGATTAGCTTTACCGGTGGCACTGCAACGGGTGCTCATATCAGCAAGGTCACTGCTGCTATGTTTAAAAAGTTGTCTCTTGAACTTGGTGGGAAAAATCCAACCTTGGTCTTCGCTGATTGTGATTTTGAAGACACGGTTGATAACGTGGTTCGTTCAGCTTTCTCTAACCAAGGGCAAATCTGTTTATGTGGCTCAAGAATTTATATCGAACGTCCGATTTACCAGAAGTTTAAAGAGGCGTTTGTCAAAAGAGTCAAAACATTAAAGCTCGGGGACCCGCTTAAAGACACGACACAATTTGGAGCGCTGGTGTCAAAGCCACATATGGATAAAGTCCTCTCTTATATCGAGCTCGCTCAAGAAGAAGGTGGACGCATCTTAACGGGTGGAAAACAGACCAAGCTCCAAGGTCGTTGCCAGAATGGCTTCTTTGTAGAGCCCACTGTCATAGAAGGGCTGGATAATAACTGCCGAACCAACCAAGAAGAGATCTTCGGTCCAGTCTGTACCATCATGCCGTTTGATAATGACCAAGAAGCCGTCTCACTGGCCAATGGTACTCAGTACGGACTTGCTTCGAGTGTCTGGACCAGTGACTTGAAGCGAGCGCATCGAGTTGCTAAGCAGATAGAAGCAGGTATCGTCTGGATCAACTGCTGGTTACTGCGAGATCTTAGAACGCCGTTTGGTGGCGTTAAAAGTTCCGGTGTTGGGCGTGAAGGTGGTTTAGAAGCACTGCGCTTCTTTACTGAACCAAAAAATGTATGCATTAAATATTAA
- a CDS encoding YajQ family cyclic di-GMP-binding protein gives MPSFDIVSEVDKHEITNTVDNANRELTTRFDFRGVDASFEQTGDSVKVTAEADFQVDQMIDIFYRSCTKRNIDVNALDISDDATHSGKTFYKTVTFKQGIDKETAKKITKLIKESKLKVQASIQGEQVRVTGKKRDDLQAAMGIVRQAELGQPFQFNNFRD, from the coding sequence ATGCCATCTTTTGATATAGTTTCTGAAGTCGATAAGCATGAAATCACGAATACCGTAGACAATGCAAATCGCGAACTAACCACACGTTTCGATTTTCGTGGCGTAGACGCTAGCTTTGAACAAACTGGCGACAGCGTAAAAGTTACGGCTGAAGCTGACTTCCAAGTCGATCAGATGATCGATATCTTCTATCGTAGTTGTACCAAGCGTAATATTGACGTTAATGCTCTCGATATTTCTGATGACGCAACACACTCAGGAAAGACCTTTTATAAAACCGTTACTTTTAAGCAGGGCATCGACAAAGAGACCGCTAAAAAGATCACAAAACTCATTAAGGAATCAAAGCTTAAAGTACAAGCCTCAATACAAGGCGAACAGGTTCGCGTTACTGGAAAGAAACGTGATGACCTACAAGCAGCTATGGGTATTGTACGTCAAGCAGAGCTAGGGCAGCCCTTCCAGTTTAATAACTTCCGCGATTAA
- a CDS encoding RidA family protein yields the protein MSEKFVSSKAPEPVGLYPHARRVGNLLFLSGVGPRQKGSKEIPGVTLDQDGNITDYCIETQCRSVFDNIRWILEESGSSWDQLVDVQVFLTNMKDDFKTYNKIYAEYFADNQPCRTTIEISSLPTPIAIELKCIATIDE from the coding sequence ATGTCAGAAAAGTTCGTATCCAGTAAGGCTCCTGAACCCGTCGGTTTATACCCTCATGCTCGACGCGTGGGTAATTTATTATTCTTATCTGGTGTTGGCCCTCGCCAAAAAGGCAGTAAAGAGATTCCTGGGGTGACACTCGATCAAGATGGCAACATTACCGATTATTGCATTGAAACCCAGTGCCGTAGTGTGTTCGATAATATTCGATGGATTTTGGAAGAGTCAGGCTCAAGTTGGGATCAATTAGTTGATGTACAAGTTTTCTTAACCAACATGAAAGATGACTTTAAAACTTACAACAAAATCTACGCGGAATACTTCGCTGATAATCAGCCTTGTCGCACCACCATTGAAATAAGCTCATTGCCAACACCAATTGCGATTGAGCTTAAATGTATCGCAACCATTGATGAATAA
- a CDS encoding 3-hydroxyanthranilate 3,4-dioxygenase, with the protein MSESLSKPVPPFNFQKWIDEHRHLLKPPVCNKQVFEQDDFIVMVVGGPNGRRDFHYDEGPEFFYQLEGEMELRTIQEGKRVDYPIKAGEIFLLPPKVPHSPVRFENSIGLVVERKRLDHEKDGLMWFCEKCDHKLYEEYFQLTNVEKDFLPVFERFLESEEHRTCSHCGEVMPKENKLDL; encoded by the coding sequence ATGAGCGAGTCACTCAGTAAGCCAGTTCCGCCCTTCAACTTTCAGAAGTGGATTGATGAGCATCGACACTTATTAAAACCCCCGGTCTGCAACAAACAAGTTTTTGAACAAGATGATTTTATCGTGATGGTGGTCGGTGGGCCTAATGGTCGTCGCGACTTTCACTATGATGAAGGTCCTGAATTTTTCTACCAGCTAGAAGGTGAAATGGAGTTACGAACGATTCAAGAGGGTAAACGTGTGGACTACCCAATAAAGGCTGGTGAAATTTTCTTATTGCCACCCAAAGTCCCTCACTCTCCAGTTCGTTTTGAAAACTCTATTGGTCTTGTGGTGGAGCGCAAAAGGCTTGACCACGAAAAAGATGGACTCATGTGGTTCTGTGAAAAGTGTGACCATAAACTTTACGAAGAGTACTTCCAACTAACGAATGTTGAGAAAGACTTTTTGCCGGTTTTTGAACGCTTCTTAGAAAGCGAAGAGCATCGCACTTGTAGCCACTGTGGTGAAGTAATGCCTAAAGAAAACAAATTGGATCTGTAA
- a CDS encoding amidohydrolase family protein → MNQLKIDIHTHILPENWPDLKERYGYGGFVQLDHHKCGCARMMVDGKFFREIEENCWSPEVRMKECDVHGVHVQVLSTVPVMFNYWAKPADTHDLSRYLNDHIASVVKQYPKRFIGLGTLPMQAPDLAIQELERCVKEIGLAGVQIGSHINDWNLNAPELAEFFAAAEELDAAIFVHPWDMVGKEKMQKYWMPWLVGMPAETSLAINSMIFGGVLERHPNLRVAFAHGGGSFPATIGRIEHAYNVRPDLMTVDNPHNPRKYLKQIYLDTLVHDKGMLDYVVNLMGPEKLALGTDYPFPLGELEPGKLIASMDYDASVEDRLLHGTALEWLKLNKQDFLP, encoded by the coding sequence ATGAACCAACTGAAAATTGATATACATACACACATACTTCCTGAAAACTGGCCAGACTTAAAAGAGCGTTACGGTTACGGTGGCTTTGTACAACTCGACCACCATAAGTGTGGTTGTGCGCGCATGATGGTTGATGGGAAATTCTTCCGTGAAATTGAAGAGAACTGCTGGTCACCAGAAGTACGCATGAAAGAGTGTGATGTTCATGGCGTTCATGTTCAGGTTCTATCAACAGTACCCGTCATGTTCAATTACTGGGCAAAACCTGCTGATACTCACGACCTTTCACGTTATTTAAACGACCATATCGCTAGTGTCGTTAAGCAATATCCAAAACGCTTTATTGGCTTGGGAACCCTGCCAATGCAAGCGCCGGACTTAGCTATTCAAGAGCTAGAGCGCTGCGTAAAAGAAATTGGATTAGCTGGCGTCCAAATTGGTTCTCACATTAACGATTGGAACCTTAATGCGCCAGAACTCGCTGAGTTCTTTGCTGCGGCTGAAGAATTAGACGCCGCAATATTTGTGCACCCATGGGACATGGTCGGCAAAGAGAAGATGCAAAAGTATTGGATGCCATGGTTAGTCGGCATGCCTGCAGAAACGTCGTTAGCGATTAACTCAATGATATTTGGTGGCGTCCTAGAGCGACATCCAAACCTGAGGGTCGCCTTTGCTCATGGTGGAGGCAGCTTCCCTGCCACGATTGGTCGTATTGAGCACGCCTACAATGTTAGACCGGACTTAATGACCGTGGATAACCCCCACAATCCTCGCAAATATTTAAAGCAAATTTACTTAGATACACTGGTTCATGATAAAGGAATGTTGGATTACGTGGTGAACTTGATGGGGCCTGAAAAGCTCGCCCTTGGTACTGACTACCCATTCCCTCTCGGTGAATTAGAGCCTGGAAAGTTAATCGCCTCGATGGATTACGATGCCAGCGTCGAAGATCGCTTATTACATGGAACCGCTCTCGAATGGCTAAAGCTGAATAAACAGGACTTCCTGCCATGA
- a CDS encoding cyclase family protein produces MNPFVEFDGIEYQLELSQACSIAIPLTFDQHQPNHFGADKAQSNVLEAGGFVGDTRRGGSCNVQSISMVPHCNGTHTETVQHIVNQGVPVGDSLSSSLTSCYVLSVTPIKASETQESYYPGLADTDQVITKQALQQQVSNEDLDLMGAVAIRTLPNNDSKTSQVYGHDAQPPFFTTEAIEWLSQSNIHHLLVDFPSIDKMYDEGHLHNHHLFWNVPVGSHELTDTTLVHRTITEMIFINDDITDGLYWLNLQVPHFQLDAAPSRPVLYPLTDVSDLESDE; encoded by the coding sequence ATGAATCCTTTTGTTGAGTTTGACGGTATTGAGTATCAACTGGAGTTATCGCAGGCTTGCTCTATTGCAATCCCGTTAACCTTTGATCAACATCAGCCGAATCATTTTGGTGCGGATAAAGCTCAGTCCAACGTCTTGGAGGCTGGAGGTTTTGTTGGTGATACCCGTCGTGGTGGCAGTTGTAATGTCCAATCTATTTCAATGGTCCCACACTGTAACGGCACACACACTGAAACGGTTCAGCACATTGTTAATCAAGGGGTTCCTGTAGGCGATTCATTATCCAGCTCGCTAACCAGTTGTTATGTGCTGTCAGTAACGCCAATCAAAGCCAGCGAGACTCAAGAAAGCTACTATCCTGGTCTGGCTGATACCGATCAGGTCATTACCAAGCAAGCTTTGCAACAACAAGTTTCCAATGAAGACTTAGATTTAATGGGTGCTGTCGCTATCAGAACCTTACCTAATAACGATAGCAAAACATCACAAGTCTATGGCCATGATGCGCAACCACCTTTCTTCACTACGGAGGCTATCGAGTGGTTGAGCCAATCAAACATCCACCACTTGTTGGTGGACTTTCCTTCTATCGACAAGATGTACGACGAAGGTCATTTGCATAATCACCACTTGTTCTGGAATGTGCCTGTGGGTAGCCATGAATTAACGGACACCACTCTTGTACATCGCACCATTACAGAAATGATCTTTATCAATGATGACATCACCGATGGATTGTATTGGTTAAACCTACAAGTACCACATTTTCAACTGGACGCAGCTCCTAGCCGACCAGTTCTTTACCCTTTAACTGACGTTTCTGATTTAGAAAGTGACGAATAA